The following proteins come from a genomic window of Malus sylvestris chromosome 4, drMalSylv7.2, whole genome shotgun sequence:
- the LOC126619690 gene encoding beta-amyrin 28-monooxygenase-like: protein MEHFYLTLLLGFVSFITLSLSVLFYRHRAQFVGTNLPPGKVGYPVIGETYQFLATGWKGHPEKFIFDRMTKYSSEVFKTSLMGEKAAIFCGAACNKFLFSNENKLVTAWWPSSVNKVFPSSMETSAKEEAKKMRKMLPNFMKPEALQRYIGIMDTVARRHFADGWENKKEVEVFPLAKNYTFWLAARLFVSLDDSVEIAKLGDPFAVLASGIISMPLDFPGTPFYKAIKASNFIREELTKIIKQRKIDLAEGKASPTQDILSHMLLLCDEHGSHMKEHDIADKILGLLIGGHDTASATCTFIVKYLAELPHIYDEVYKEQMEVLSAKAPGELLNWDDLQKMKYSWNVAQEVLRLAPPLQGAFREALSDFVFNGFTIPKGWKLYWSANSTHKNAAYFPEPFKFDPSRFEGKGPAPYTFVPFGGGPRMCPGKEYARLEILVFMHNLVKRFKWEKVLPNEQIVVDPLPMPAKGLPVRLFPHPKTAAA from the exons ATGGAGCACTTCTATCTGACCCTCCTTTTAGGGTTTGTCTCCTTcatcactctttctctctccgtACTCTTTTACCGGCACAGAGCGCAGTTCGTCGGCACCAACCTGCCGCCTGGCAAAGTTGGCTACCCGGTGATCGGTGAGACCTACCAGTTCCTGGCCACAGGATGGAAAGGTCACCCAGAGAAGTTCATCTTCGACCGCATGACCAAGTACTCTTCCGAAGTGTTCAAGACCTCCCTCATGGGCGAGAAGGCCGCCATCTTCTGCGGCGCAGCCTGCAACAAGTTCTTGTTCTCCAACGAGAACAAGCTCGTCACTGCATGGTGGCCCAGCTCCGTCAACAAGGTCTTCCCTTCTTCTATGGAGACTTCCGCCAAGGAGGAGGCCAAGAAGATGAGAAAGATGCTTCCCAACTTCATGAAGCCCGAAGCTCTCCAGCGATACATCGGCATCATGGACACCGTCGCCCGACGCCACTTCGCCGACGGCTGGGAAAACAAGAAGGAAGTTGAAGTTTTCCCCCTCGCCAAGAA CTACACCTTTTGGCTTGCTGCACGGTTGTTTGTGAGCCTGGACGACTCGGTTGAAATCGCCAAGCTAGGCGACCCGTTCGCAGTTTTGGCCTCTGGAATCATATCGATGCCTCTGGATTTCCCGGGAACTCCGTTTTACAAAGCGATCAAGGCATCCAACTTCATCAGGGAGGAGCTGACGAAGATCATCAAGCAGAGGAAGATAGACTTGGCGGAGGGCAAGGCGTCGCCGACGCAAGACATATTGTCACACATGTTGTTGTTGTGCGACGAGCACGGAAGTCACATGAAGGAACACGATATCGCCGATAAGATTTTGGGGCTGCTGATTGGTGGGCATGACACAGCCAGCGCTACCTGCACTTTTATTGTCAAGTATCTTGCCGAACTTCCTCATATTTATGACGAAGTCTACAAGG AGCAAATGGAGGTCCTAAGCGCAAAAGCTCCAGGGGAGTTGTTGAATTGGGATGACCTACAGAAGATGAAATACTCATGGAACGTAGCTCAGGAAGTTCTCAGATTGGCTCCACCTCTTCAAGGAGCTTTCAGGGAAGCCTTGTCTGACTTCGTCTTCAATGGTTTCACCATTCCAAAGGGCTGGAAG TTATATTGGAGCGCAaactcaacacacaagaacGCAGCTTACTTCCCGGAACCATTCAAATTCGACCCTTCAAGATTCGAAGGAAAAGGTCCAGCACCATACACGTTTGTGCCCTTTGGAGGAGGTCCTAGGATGTGCCCCGGCAAAGAGTACGCCCGATTGGAGATCCTAGTGTTCATGCACAACTTGGTGAAGAGGTTCAAATGGGAGAAAGTCCTTCCCAACGAGCAGATCGTAGTTGACCCACTCCCCATGCCCGCCAAGGGACTCCCTGTCCGCCTTTTTCCTCACCCTAAGACCGCCGCAGCTTAA